The following DNA comes from Massilia sp. KIM.
TCCTTCTTCACCCACATCCTGGCGCACGAGATCATGCACGGCCTCGGTCCGCATCACACCAAGAAGAAGGATGGAAGCAGCTCGACCCCGCGCCAGGACCTGAAGGAGACCTACTCGACCATCGAGGAAGCCAAGGCCGACATCACCGGCCTGTGGGCGCTGGGCTACATGATGGACAAGGGCCTGCTCAAGGATACGCTGGGGCAGGGCGAGGCGGCCGAGCGCAAGCTGTACAACACCTTCCTGGCCTCCGCCTTCCGTACCCTGCACTTCGGCCTGACCTCCTCGCACGCGCGCGGCATGGCGATCCAGATGAACTACCTGCTGGACAAGGGCGCCTTCGTGGCCCATCCGGACGGGACCTTCTCGGTCGATTTCGGCAAGATCAAGGGAGCCGTCGCCGACCTAGACCGCGAGTTCCTGACCATCGAGGCCACCGGCGACTATGCGCGCGCCAAGGCCATGATGGACAAGTATGTCGTGATCCGACCGGAAGTGCGCAAGGCGCTGGACAAGCTCAAGGCGGTGCCGAACGACATCCGTCCGTCCTTCGTCACCGCCAACGCGCTGACCAAGAAATAAGCAGTCGGACGCACGACACGCCCGGCGTATGCCGTATATACAACGCCGGGCCGTATTAACACCTTAAAAAGCCGAGGGCCCCGGAATAAACCCGGTAGCTATGCTATAGTCATTTTCTGTTGCATTCCAGAAACTGACTGACATTTCACGCAACAGTGGGATGCAGTCGCCTAGCGAGCATCCACATGACCAAGAACTTCACCATCGGCGCCCGGCTGGCCATCGGCTTCGGCGCCGTGTTCCTGCTGATGATCCTGCTGACCGCGCTGGCGGTGAGCCGCGTCGGCCGCATCGAGAGCGTCCTCAACCACATCAACGAGGTCAACAACGTCAAGCTGCGCTATGCCATCAATTTCCGCGGCAGCGTGCACGACCGCGCGATCGCCTTGCGCGACGTGGTGCTGGCCGCGGACGCCTCCGGCGCCGCGACCCCGGCCAAGCTGATCAAGACCCTGGACGACAACTATGCGCGCTCGGCCGAGCCGCTCGACGCCCTGTTCGGCCAGCGCAAGGACATTCTGCCCGAGGAGCGCGAGGCGCTGGCGGCGATCAAGGCCCAGGAGCAGCGCACCAAGCCCCTGATCGAGCGCGTGATCGCCCTGCACGCCGGCGGCCAGGTGGCGGAAGCGACCGCCTTGCTGGCCCAGCAGGCCGGGCCCGCCTTCAGCGACTGGCTGGCCGCGATCAACCGCCTGATCGACCTCGAGGAAAAGCTCAACAACGAAGGCGCGACGAACGCGCGCGGCATGGCGACCGGCTTCTTCGCCTGGATGGCCGTGCTGTGCGCCTGCGCGGTGGCGGCCGGCTCGGCCGGCGCCTGGTACATCTCGCGCGGCCTGCTGCGCCAGCTCGGCGGCCAGCCGGACTATGCCGCCTCGATCGTTGCCGCCATCGCGGCCGGCGACCTGAGCGTGCAGATCCGCACCGCGCCGAACGACCATTCCAGCCTGCTGTACGCGATGAAAGGCATGCGCGACAGCCTGGTGCGCATCGTGGCCCAGGTGCGCAACGGCACCATGAGCATCGCCAACGTCTCGACCGAGATCGCCCAGGGCAACCGCGACCTCTCGGGCCGCACCGAGCGCCAGGCCGGCACCCTGGAAGCGACCGCCAGCTCGGTCGAGCAGCTGACCGGCACGGTGCGCCAGAACGCCGACAATGCGCGCCAGGCCAATGCCCTGGCCGAGTCGGCCTCGGAAGTGGCGCTGCGCGGCGGCGCGGTGGTGTCCCAGGTGGTCGAGACCATGGCCTCGATCAATGAGTCCTCGAAGAAGATCGTGGACATCATCGGCGTGATCGACGGCATTGCCTTCCAGACCAATATCCTGGCGCTGAATGCGGCGGTCGAGGCCGCCCGTGCGGGCGAGCAGGGCAGGGGCTTCGCCGTGGTCGCCGCCGAGGTGCGCAACCTGGCCCAGCGTTCCGCCGCGGCGGCCAGGGAGATCAAGGAACTGATCGGCAGCTCGGTCGAACGCGTCGACGCCGGCGCCCGCCTGGTGGACGAAGCCGGCAGCACGATGGAAGACATCGTCACCAGCGTCAAGCGCGTGACCGACATCATGGCCGAGATCACCCACGCCAGCGTGGAACAGAGCGCCGGAATCAGCCAGGTGAACGGTGCGATCGGCCAGATGGACGAGGCAACCCGCCAGAACGCGGCCCTGGTCCAGCAGGCCGGCGCGGCCGCCATGTCGCTGGAGCAAGAAGCGGAGCGCTTGGCCAGCCTGGTCGCCGTGTTCCGCCTTGACGAGGCGTTGGCGCATGCCGCGCCGCCGGGCGCAGCGCGCCCCGCGCTCACCGCGCGCTGATGATGCAAGGGCTGCCTCGGCAGCCCTTGTTGTTTTGGCCAGCCACAAAAATTTTCCTGAAAACAGGGCTCGAACCGTGGATAAAATTGCCGTTAGGCATTTCATCCATCCCGGGAGCATCCCATGTTCAAGCCCCTCCTGCTCACGGCCGCGCTGGCCGCTTATTGCGCCGGCGCCCAGGCCGCCAACCTCACCGCCCAGGAACAGCGCTGGCTGCAGGCCGCCGCGCCGGTGCTGAACTATGCGCGCGCGATCAAGCTTCCGGTCGACATCGTCGTCCAGCCCCAGGCGCGCGCCGGCGATGTGCCGCTCGCCATGGGCTTCGACAAGGGCCAGGGCCGCTGCAAGCTGGTGCTCTCGATGCGCGGCAACCCGGCGGCCGAGGACGTGCTGGCCGGCGTGCCCGAGGCCGAGCGCGACCGCCTGATCGAAGCCATGACGGCGCACGAGCTGGCGCACTGCTGGCGCTACGCCGAAGGGGCCTGGCACGCCTTGCCGGCCGGCTTCGTCGAAGTCGGCGAGGAAACGGCCCAGGATCCGGCCCTGCTGGCGGCCTCGAAAGCCATGCGCGAGACGCGCCGCGAGGAGGGTTTCGCCGACCTGGTGGCGCTGGCCTGGATCCAGCGCAGCCAGCCCCAGGACTACGCCCGCGTGCACGGCTGGCTGAGCCGGGTGCGCGGCCACGTCGCGGTGGCGCGCAGCAGCCACGACACCCGCGTCTGGGTGCGCCTTGCCGGCGACGGCAGCGCCCTGGGCGGCGCGGGCACGCCCTTCGAGGCGGCCGCCGGCCTGTGGCGCGACGGCCTACTGCAGGACGACTGAGCGTTTTCCGTTGCGCAGGCGCATCCGCAAGCGCCAACTTGATCCTTGCGCATGGCAGCGTTCGCTGTCGCACAGATGGTCCCCCGGCTGGGGCGTTTAATGAACGCCATCACAACAACCGAATGGAAGGGGACCACCATGAAAACCCTGATCGCTTCCCTGATCGCGACCGCTGTCGGAGCTAGCTTCGCGATGGCCCCGGCGGCCGCCCAGAGCACGGACGCTTACCGCCAGGCCATGGACAAGGCCGCCGCCCAGCACGAGGCTGCGGAAGACAAGTGCGAAAAACTGACCGGCAACGAGCAGGACGTGTGTGAGGCCCAGGCCGACCTGGTGCGTGCCCGCGCCCATGTGAGCGCGGCCGAGAGCCACAACAAGAACGAACTGCGCCAGGCCCGGCGCAACCTGGTCGACGCCGAGTACGAAGTGGCGGAAGAGAAGTGCGAATCGCTCCAGGGCGACGCCCAGGACAAGTGCGAGAACAGCGCGCGTGACACCCGTCGCGCCGCCCTCGCCAAGCTCGACGGTGACCGCAAGGCCGACACCGCGGTCGGCGCCAGCGCCGCCGGCAGCCAGGCGGCCGCCGGCGACCGCGAGATGTCGAAGGAAGCCGCGCTCGCCAAGTGCGAGAAGCTGACCGGCGACCGCAAGACCGCCTGCGTCATGGACGAGAACGGCCGGATGACGGCCGGCGCCACCGGCGCTGCTGCCGCCACCGTCGGCGAGCGCACCCGCGAAGCCGTGGCCAAGGTGAAGGAAAAGACCTCGAACATGGTCGAACGCACCAAGGACAGCGCCGCCGGCGCCGAGAACGCGACCGAGCGCACCGGCGAGCGCGTCGCCAAGGCCGGCTCGGACGCCGCCCTGACCGGCAAGGTCAAGGCCAGCCTGGTGGCCGACAAGGACCTGAGCGCCATGGACATCAATGTCGACACCGAGAAGGGCGTGGTGATGCTGAACGGCTTCGTTCCGTCCAAGGCCGAGGCTGCCAAGGCCGAGAAGGTTGCCAAGGGTGTCGAGGGCGTGACCAGCGTGAAGAACAACCTGAAGGTCAAGTAATCGCCCTCGGGCTGCATGGTGGGCGGCGCCTGCTCCGTTGCGGGCGCCGCCAGCGGGTGTGGAGCGCTCGCCACACCGGATGATTAGTAGGCTCCCTCGCTATGCAGGCTGCAAATGTTGGCCCTGCAGCAAGGTATAATTCTGCGCGTGAACAAACTCGAAGCCTTCGGATACATCGCGGCGCAGGCCGTTCGCGGTGAAATCACCTTCCCCACCAGCGTCAACGCCGTGCTGCGCCTGCAGCTTGCCCTCGACGATCCGGATTGCCATGTCGAAGAGGCGATCCGCCTCGTGCTGGCCGAGCCGCAACTGGCCGCGCGCACTGTCGCCATGGCCAATACGGTCGCCTTCGGCGGCAACAGCGGCGTGCCGGTCACCAATGTGCGCTCGGCCGTGACCCGCATCGGCTATCGCCGCCTGCAGGCCCTCGTCGCCAGCCTGGTGGTGCGCCAGTTCGGCAGCCGCATCAAGGACCCGGTGCTGCGCGCCAAGGCTGAACAGTTGTGGGACCACTCGACCCACGTCGCCGCGCTCGCCTATGCGCTGGCGCGTCACGTCACCTACGTCAATCCGGACACCGCCATGTTCGCCGGCATCGTGCATGAAGTCGGCGGCTTCTATCTGCTCTCACGCGCCGACGATTTCCCCGGCCTGCTCGAAGACGACGCCGAGAACTGGGGCACGCTGTGCGAAGACGTGGTCAGCCTCGAAGTCATGAAGAAGCTCGCCATCCCGCCGGTGGTGGCCGAGGCCATCGGGGACATGCGTGGCGGCTGGCTCAACATGCCGCCCGGTAATTTGCTCGATACCCTGCTGCTCGCCAACCAGTACGCGCCCGTGGCTTCGCCGCTGGGCAACAAGCCGGCGCTCCCACCCCATGGCGAAAGCGCGATCGACCTCGTGCTCGACGAAGACACCCTGGCCCAGATCAAGGACGAAGCCGCCGAGATGGCCTTGGCCATGGGCGACGCCGTCCTCGTCTGACCCTCTTCAGGCCGCGCGCAGCTGCGCGCGGTGCCGCGCCAGCATCCACATCGCCAGTCCCACGCCGCTCAGGGCGAGGGCTGCCGCCACCCATTGCGGCGAGGCATAGGAATAGCCCAGGGTCAGCGGAATCCCGCCCAGGAAGGCGCCGGTGGCGTTGCCGATGTTGAAACCCGACTGGCCGAGCGAGGAACCCAGCATCTCGGCTTCGCGCGAATGGTCGATCAGCAGCATCTGGATCGGCGGGCCCAGGGCCAGCGCATTGGCGCCGGTGGCGAAGGCCAGCACCAGCATGACCGGCTGCGAGGTGGCCAGCAGGCCATTGCAGAGCAACAGGGCGGTCATGGAGGCGAGCAGGATCAGGATGGCCGGCAGCGGATGGAAGCGGTCGGCCAGGCGTCCGCCCACCAGCACCCCGACCGTCATGCCGACGCCGACCACAGTCATGATCATCGGGATGGTGGTCGACTTGAACTGGGTGACGTCGGTGAGCAGGGGGGTGATGTAGCTGAACCAGGCGAAGAAGCCGCCGGTGCCGATCGAGGTGATGGCCAGGGCCAGCCACAGGCCGGCGCTCTTGAAGATGCGCAGGTCTTGCAGCAGGCCGGTCGGCTGCTTCGCTTCGATGTGGGGGACCAGCTGGCGCAGGGTGAAGACGGTGGCGGCGCCGATCGCGGCCACGATCAGGAACACCAGGCGCCAGTTGACGCTGTGGCCGAGCCAGGTGCCGATCGGCACCCCGATCACGTTGGCCACCGTCAGGCCGGCGAACATGGTGGCCATCGCTGCCGCCACCTTGCCGGGATCGGCCAGGCGGCTGGCGACCACGGCGCCGACGCCGAAGAAGGCGCCGTGCGGCAGGCCGGCCAGGAAGCGCGACAGCATCATCACGTGGAAGTTGGGCGCGAAGGCCGACATGGCGTTAAACACCGTGAACATCAGCATGAACAGCACCAGCACGCTGCGCGGCGGGCGGTGGGCGAACAGGCTGACCAGGGTCGGGGCGCCGACCACCACGCCCAGGGCGTAGGCGGTGATGAGGTAGCCGGCTTCGGGAATGCTGATCTGCAGGCCGGTGGCGATGTCGGGCAGGATGCCCATCATGACGAATTCGGTCATGCCGATGCCGAAGCCGCCGAGGGCGAGCGGGACGAGGCTTTTCTTGATCACGGGTGGTCTTTGAAGGTGTCAATACGGCGGCCGGACGGCTGGCGCCGGCTGCGGGACCGGCCACTATACCGGCTTGGGGGAAAGGCGTCCGCTTTCGAGTCGTGATGACGGGTATAGCGCTGACTTATCCGCCGTGTTCCTCGTCTTCGGCCGCGCGCGGCCAGGCGATGCGGCCGTGGCCGGCTTCGTCGAGGCGGGCGCGCAAGGCCGTCGCGGCGTCGGCCGGCAGGCTGAATACGAAGGCGACCTCGTCGGCATGGAGCACCTCGTCCAGGCTGGCGCCGGCGGCCTCGAGTTCGCGCCGCACCAGGCCTTCGAGGGCGTAGGGGGCGGTGCAGCACAGGGTGGCGAGCTTGATGATCGGCACTTTCTGCGCTTGAAGGAGGGCCTGGGCCACGCTGTCGGTATAGGCCCGCACCAGGCCGCCGGCGCCCAGCTTGACGCCGCCGAAATAGCGCACCACGGTGGCCAGCACGCCTTCCAGGTCCTGGTGGCGCAGCACGTCGAGCATCGGGCGGCCGGCGGTGCCGCTCGGTTCGCCGTCGTCCACGGCCGCCGACTGGCCGCCGGCCAGCAGGGCCCAGCACACGTGGGCCGCGCCCGGATGCCGGGCACGCAGCTCGGCCACCACCTTCTGGGCGCCGGCGCGGTCCGGCATGGGCTGGACGCAGGCGATAAAGCGGCTTTTCTTGATGATCAGTTCGTGATGAACGGCGCTGGCGATGGTCTGTGCCATGGTGGCGGGCGTAGAAACGACAACGCCAGCCCGGAGGCTGGCGTTGTCGCTGAATCTTTGGTAGGCCGTGCTGGGCTCGAACCAGCGACCAACGGATTAAAAGTCCGCTGCTCTACCAACTGAGCTAACGACCCGAAGAAGCCGAGATTATAGCGGCACTTAGCGAAAAGTCCAAGTGCTTACCGGAATTTTTGCAAAAACTAGCTGTCGTTCTCTTCGACCTGGGCGTCTTCGGCCTGGGTACGGTGCATGGCGTGCGGCTCGAGCTTCTCGGCATCGACGTTCATGCGGATGAACATGCCCCAGGTGGCCAGGATTGCGGCGGCGGCCAGCCCGATGGCGGCGGCGTGCGGCAGGTATTGTGGTTTGCCGTGCACGAACTGGAACACGCCGATCAGGCATTCGATCGACAGCGAGACCACGACCACGATCAGGAAGCGCGACAGGAAGCGGCGCACCCGGGTAGGGGCGCTGATGTTCACCGAGCGCTGCACTTCTTCTTCGAGCACGGTCTGGCCGAGTTCGAGGGAAGCCACGGCGATGGTCAGCAGGCCGATGCATTCCAGCACCAGCTCGAAGCGTTGGCGCACGTTCAGTTCGGCGCCTGGGCTGAGGGCGCCCCAGGTTTCTAT
Coding sequences within:
- a CDS encoding methyl-accepting chemotaxis protein, coding for MTKNFTIGARLAIGFGAVFLLMILLTALAVSRVGRIESVLNHINEVNNVKLRYAINFRGSVHDRAIALRDVVLAADASGAATPAKLIKTLDDNYARSAEPLDALFGQRKDILPEEREALAAIKAQEQRTKPLIERVIALHAGGQVAEATALLAQQAGPAFSDWLAAINRLIDLEEKLNNEGATNARGMATGFFAWMAVLCACAVAAGSAGAWYISRGLLRQLGGQPDYAASIVAAIAAGDLSVQIRTAPNDHSSLLYAMKGMRDSLVRIVAQVRNGTMSIANVSTEIAQGNRDLSGRTERQAGTLEATASSVEQLTGTVRQNADNARQANALAESASEVALRGGAVVSQVVETMASINESSKKIVDIIGVIDGIAFQTNILALNAAVEAARAGEQGRGFAVVAAEVRNLAQRSAAAAREIKELIGSSVERVDAGARLVDEAGSTMEDIVTSVKRVTDIMAEITHASVEQSAGISQVNGAIGQMDEATRQNAALVQQAGAAAMSLEQEAERLASLVAVFRLDEALAHAAPPGAARPALTAR
- a CDS encoding BON domain-containing protein; translation: MKTLIASLIATAVGASFAMAPAAAQSTDAYRQAMDKAAAQHEAAEDKCEKLTGNEQDVCEAQADLVRARAHVSAAESHNKNELRQARRNLVDAEYEVAEEKCESLQGDAQDKCENSARDTRRAALAKLDGDRKADTAVGASAAGSQAAAGDREMSKEAALAKCEKLTGDRKTACVMDENGRMTAGATGAAAATVGERTREAVAKVKEKTSNMVERTKDSAAGAENATERTGERVAKAGSDAALTGKVKASLVADKDLSAMDINVDTEKGVVMLNGFVPSKAEAAKAEKVAKGVEGVTSVKNNLKVK
- a CDS encoding HDOD domain-containing protein; its protein translation is MNKLEAFGYIAAQAVRGEITFPTSVNAVLRLQLALDDPDCHVEEAIRLVLAEPQLAARTVAMANTVAFGGNSGVPVTNVRSAVTRIGYRRLQALVASLVVRQFGSRIKDPVLRAKAEQLWDHSTHVAALAYALARHVTYVNPDTAMFAGIVHEVGGFYLLSRADDFPGLLEDDAENWGTLCEDVVSLEVMKKLAIPPVVAEAIGDMRGGWLNMPPGNLLDTLLLANQYAPVASPLGNKPALPPHGESAIDLVLDEDTLAQIKDEAAEMALAMGDAVLV
- a CDS encoding MFS transporter, translated to MIKKSLVPLALGGFGIGMTEFVMMGILPDIATGLQISIPEAGYLITAYALGVVVGAPTLVSLFAHRPPRSVLVLFMLMFTVFNAMSAFAPNFHVMMLSRFLAGLPHGAFFGVGAVVASRLADPGKVAAAMATMFAGLTVANVIGVPIGTWLGHSVNWRLVFLIVAAIGAATVFTLRQLVPHIEAKQPTGLLQDLRIFKSAGLWLALAITSIGTGGFFAWFSYITPLLTDVTQFKSTTIPMIMTVVGVGMTVGVLVGGRLADRFHPLPAILILLASMTALLLCNGLLATSQPVMLVLAFATGANALALGPPIQMLLIDHSREAEMLGSSLGQSGFNIGNATGAFLGGIPLTLGYSYASPQWVAAALALSGVGLAMWMLARHRAQLRAA
- a CDS encoding YigZ family protein, yielding MAQTIASAVHHELIIKKSRFIACVQPMPDRAGAQKVVAELRARHPGAAHVCWALLAGGQSAAVDDGEPSGTAGRPMLDVLRHQDLEGVLATVVRYFGGVKLGAGGLVRAYTDSVAQALLQAQKVPIIKLATLCCTAPYALEGLVRRELEAAGASLDEVLHADEVAFVFSLPADAATALRARLDEAGHGRIAWPRAAEDEEHGG